The nucleotide sequence GTTCGCGCCATCGACGTACACCTGACCGCCGGCGTCGTGCACGGCCTGCGTGATGTCGAGCACGTCGTGCTCGTAGACCCCGTGCGTCGACGGGTACGTGATCATGAGCGCCGCGAGCTCGTCGGCGTGCGCCGCGATCTTCGCGCGCAGATCGCCGAGGTCGACGTTGCCGGCCTCGTCGCACGCGACCACGACGACGCGCATGCCCGCGAGCACGGCGGACGCCGCGTTCGTGCCGTGCGCGGACGACGGGATGAGGCACACCGTGCGAGCGTGATCGCCGTTCGCGCGGTGGTAGCCCCGGATCGCCATGAGTCCCGCGAGCTCGCCCTGCGAACCGGCGTTGGGCTGCAGCGACACCGCGTCGTACCCGGTGACCTCGGCGAGCCACACCTCGAGCTGCTCGATCATCGCGAGGTAGCCGCGCACGTCGTCCTCGGGCGCGAACGGGTGCACGCGCGAGAACTCGGGCCACGACACGGCGGCCATCTCGGTCGCCGCGTTGAGCTTCATGGTGCACGAGCCCAGCGGGATCATGCCGCGATCCAGCGCGTAGTCGCGGTCGGAGAGCTGCTTGAGGTAGCGCATCATCGCCGTCTCGGAGCGGTGCGAGTTGAACACCGGGTGTGTGAGGAATTCCTCGACGCGGTGCAGCCCCGACGGCACACCCGCCAGGGGTGCAGCATCCGCGAAGGCAAGCACGCGTTCGCCCTGCTCCCCCGCACCGAGGAATTCGTGCTCGGGCAGTCCGAAGGCCCACGCGACGGCGGCGAGGTCGGCGGCGGTCGTCGTCTCGTCGACCGAGACGCCGACCGTCGCGTCGTCCACCCAGAACAGCTGGTAGCCGCGCTCGCGGGCGCGCTCGATCACGCGGCGCGACGCACCGGGCGTCGCGACGCGGATGGTGTCGAAGAACGAGTCGGAGCGCAGCGGGAGTCCGTACGAGCGCAGCCGATCGGCGAGCGCCTCCGCCTTCTTCGCGACGTCGGTCGCGATCGCACGCAGCCCGTCGGGTCCGTGGTACACCGCGTACATCGAGGCCATGACGGCCAGCAGCACCTGCGACGTGCAGATGTTCGACGTGGCCTTCTCACGGCGGATGTGCTGCTCGCGCGTCTGCAGGGCGAGGCGGTACGCGGGGTGGCCGGCGGCGTCCTGCGAGACGCCGACGAGGCGCCCGGGCAGCTGACGCTCCAGTCCCTGGCGCACCGCCATGTAGCCGGCGTGCGGGCCGCCGAAGCCGAGCGGCACGCCGAAGCGCTGCGTCGTGCCCACGGCGACGTCTGCGCCGAGCGAGCCGGGCGAGCGCAGCAGCGTGAGCGCGAGGAGGTCGGCCGCGACCACGACGAGGCCCCCGGCCACGTGGGCAGCGTCGACCACTCCGGCCGGGTCCCACACGTTGCCCGACGCGCCCGGATACTGCACGAGCACGCCGAACAGCTCGTCGGGAAGGATCGCGCCCCGGGCGAGGTCGAGTTCGACGAGCTCGATGCCGACGGCGGCCGCGCGGTGCGCGAGGAGCGCCTTCGTCTGCGGCAGCGCGTCGGCGTCGACCACGAACACGTTCGACGCCGCCTTCGACGCACGCCGGGCCACCAGCATGCCCTCGACGACGGCGGTCGACTCATCGAGCATCGAGGCGTTCGCCGTCGCGAGCCCGGTGAGGTCGGTCACCATCGTCTGGAAGTTGATGAGCGCCTCGAGGCGTCCCTGCGAGATCTCGGGCTGGTACGGCGTGTAAGCGGTGTACCAGGAGGGGTTCTCCAGCACGTTGCGCGCGATCACCGATGGCGTGAGCGTGTCGTAGTATCCCAGCCCGATCATCGCGCGCGCCGTGCGGTTCTGCGACGCCAGCACGCGGAGCTCGGCGAGCGCCTCGGCCTCGGTCGCCGCGGGTGGGATGTCGCTCGTCGCGCGAGGCTTGGCATGGATGGATGCCGGGACCGCCGCCTCGACGAGCGCGTCGACGCTGTCGTATCCCAGCGCGTCGAGCATCGTGCGCTGGGCCGCAGCATCCGTCCCGATGTGACGGTCGGCGAACAGACCCGTCATTCGGCGCCGCCCGTGAGCGAGACGTACGCGTCGCGGTCGAGGAGATCCGCGACGGCGGCGGGGTCGACCGTGATCTTGACGAGCCAGCCGGCGCCGAACGGATCGGCGTTCACGAGCGAAGGGTCGTCGACCACGGCGTCGTTGACCTCGACGACCTCGCCGGTGAGCGGCGCGTAGAGCTCGCCGACGGACTTCGTGGACTCGATCTCGCCTACGACGGTCGCCGCGGTCACGGAGCTCCCCACGGCGGGGAGCTCGACGAACACGACGTCACCGAGCTTGTCAGCGGCGTACGAGGTGATGCCGACCGTCGCGACGTCGCCCTCCAGGGCGACCCACTCGTGCTCGGCGGTGTACTTG is from Microbacterium sp. LWH3-1.2 and encodes:
- the gcvP gene encoding aminomethyl-transferring glycine dehydrogenase, whose amino-acid sequence is MTGLFADRHIGTDAAAQRTMLDALGYDSVDALVEAAVPASIHAKPRATSDIPPAATEAEALAELRVLASQNRTARAMIGLGYYDTLTPSVIARNVLENPSWYTAYTPYQPEISQGRLEALINFQTMVTDLTGLATANASMLDESTAVVEGMLVARRASKAASNVFVVDADALPQTKALLAHRAAAVGIELVELDLARGAILPDELFGVLVQYPGASGNVWDPAGVVDAAHVAGGLVVVAADLLALTLLRSPGSLGADVAVGTTQRFGVPLGFGGPHAGYMAVRQGLERQLPGRLVGVSQDAAGHPAYRLALQTREQHIRREKATSNICTSQVLLAVMASMYAVYHGPDGLRAIATDVAKKAEALADRLRSYGLPLRSDSFFDTIRVATPGASRRVIERARERGYQLFWVDDATVGVSVDETTTAADLAAVAWAFGLPEHEFLGAGEQGERVLAFADAAPLAGVPSGLHRVEEFLTHPVFNSHRSETAMMRYLKQLSDRDYALDRGMIPLGSCTMKLNAATEMAAVSWPEFSRVHPFAPEDDVRGYLAMIEQLEVWLAEVTGYDAVSLQPNAGSQGELAGLMAIRGYHRANGDHARTVCLIPSSAHGTNAASAVLAGMRVVVVACDEAGNVDLGDLRAKIAAHADELAALMITYPSTHGVYEHDVLDITQAVHDAGGQVYVDGANLNALLGYARFGDLGGDVSHLNLHKTFAIPHGGGGPGVGPVAAKAHLAPYLPSHPLSQRKDHAGGVFDGGPISAAPHGSAGILPISWAYVRMMGAEGLRSATAAAVLAANYIAVRLRDHYPVLYTGEDGLVAHECILDLRPLKEATGVSVDDVAKRLIDYGFHAPTMSFPVAGTLMVEPTESEDLPEIERFIEAMIAIKAEADRVGAGEWPQDDNPLVNAPHTAESAVSGSWEHPYSRETAVYPVHTLVRTKYWPPVRRIDQAYGDRNLVCACPPIEAFA
- the gcvH gene encoding glycine cleavage system protein GcvH; protein product: MTDLTALKYTAEHEWVALEGDVATVGITSYAADKLGDVVFVELPAVGSSVTAATVVGEIESTKSVGELYAPLTGEVVEVNDAVVDDPSLVNADPFGAGWLVKITVDPAAVADLLDRDAYVSLTGGAE